A DNA window from Brassica napus cultivar Da-Ae chromosome A4, Da-Ae, whole genome shotgun sequence contains the following coding sequences:
- the LOC106420622 gene encoding protein WVD2-like 7 yields the protein MGESAVLSHSYSFAAPLSRHESHEDNTIHALSQSVSFGRFTTESLEWGKWSSFSHKKYVDEAEKYSQPGSVAQKKAFFDAHYKRIAEAKKAKQQVQPESVAVLLNTLETLTKDEVVKEEESDETELVLCGEELVSSIEKDEEEEPKRTSEQEDVVEAKTVIDDDLQAVIEVLDGVEEEENHAEDENSSVEEERKSVTKNSSLFRSEAPDKAMELVVTRKTSDNLMKNKETPVRRKFSLLKFLMGNNTKTQRQNSKKKRDKKPNKPFLCLCFNPDVVRETKGPTKTKKRNL from the exons ATGGGTGAATCTGCAGTTCTTTCTCATTCATATTCGTTCGCAGCTCCTCTTTCACGTCATGAATCTCATGAG GATAATACGATCCATGCGCTTAGCCAATCAGTCTCCTTTGGAAGATTCACGACAGAGAGTCTTGAATGGGGGAAGTGGTCAAGTTTCTCGCACAAGAAGTATGTCGATGAAGCAGAGAAATACTCTCAGCCTGGATCTGTTGCTCAGAAGAAAGCTTTCTTTGACgctcattacaagagaatagcTGAAGCTAAGAAAGCAAAACAACAAGTACAACCGGAAAGTGTTGCCGTGTTGCTAAACACTTTGGAGACATTGACTAAGGATGAGGTTGTTAAGGAAGAAGAGAGTGATGAAACAGAGTTAGTCTTGTGTGGTGAAGAGTTGGTTTCGAGTattgagaaagatgaagaagaagaacccaaAAGGACGAGTGAACAAGAAGACGTTGTGGAAGCTAAAACCGTGATTGATGATGATTTACAGGCTGTTATTGAAGTGCTTGATGGtgtggaagaggaggagaatCACGCTGAGGATGAGAACTCTTCTGtcgaagaagagagaaaatctGTAACCAAGAACTCATCGTTGTTTAGATCAGAAGCTCCGGACAAAGCAATGGAGCTTGTTGTCACACGTAAAACAAG CGACAATTTGATGAAGAACAAGGAAACACCAGTTCGTCGAAAATTCAGTTTATTGAA GTTTTTGATGGGAAACAACACTAAGACTCAACGTCAGAACTCCAAG aaaaagagagataagaaaccaaacaaaccatTTCTATGTCTTTGCTTCAACCCTGATGTGGTCAGGGAAACAAAAGGGCCAACCAAAACTAAGAAGAGGAATCTCTGA
- the LOC111200979 gene encoding mitochondrial import receptor subunit TOM20-4-like, which yields MDMQGEIERLMFFEHARKAAEATYIKNPLDADNLLRWGGALLELSQFQNPTASKQMLLDAISKLEEALSIDPKKHAALWCIGNVHTSYGFMIPDEIVAADHFQKASHYFEQALDEQPENELYRKSLELTSKAPELHKAAHSHGLGPQALGGVAGPSATASTSETVKKKKSSDLKYDVMGWVILAAGIATWISFAKSQLPPPPRQ from the exons ATGGATATGCAGGGAGAAATCGAGAGATTGATGTTCTTCGAACATGCTCGGAAAGCAGCAGAAGCTACTTACATCAAAAACCCTCTAGATGCCGAT aacttgttGAGATGGGGAGGAGCTTTATTAGAACTCTCCCAGTTTCAGAACCCCACAGCCTCAAAGCAAATGCTTCTAG ATGCCATATCGAAGCTGGAAGAGGCCTTGTCAATCGATCCGAAGAAGCACGCTGCGCTTTGGTGCATTGGGAATGTTCACACTTCATATGGCTTTATGATTCCTGATGAAATCGTCGCTGCCGATCACTTTCAGAAAGCTTCTCACTACTTTGAACAAGCTCTTGACGAG CAACCAGAGAACGAACTCTACCGCAAATCTTTGGAGCTGACTTCTAAG GCTCCAGAGCTGCATAAAGCTGCTCATAGCCATGGTTTAGGCCCACAAGCGTTAGGAGGTGTCGCTGGACCATCAGCCACTGCCTCGACTTCAGAG ACtgtgaagaaaaagaagagcaGTGATCTCAAGTATGATGTAATGGGATGGGTCATCTTAGCCGCTGGAATTGCTACATGGATCAGTTTTGCTAAATCTCAGTTGCCTCCTCCACCGAGGCAGTAA
- the LOC111200891 gene encoding probable metal-nicotianamine transporter YSL4 — translation MEISETLLFPATNHDEDVIPHWKDQITTRGLISSALLGILFCIITHKLNLTVGIIPSLNVAAGLLGFFLVKSWTGFLSKLGFSVKPFTKQENTVIQTCVVACYGLAYSGGFGSYLIAMDERTYKLIGADRPGNNPEDVINPGLWWMIVFLFAVSFLGLFSLVPLRKVMILDYKLTYPSGTATAMLINSFHDNSGAELAENQVKCLGKYLSLSFVWSCFKWFFSGIGDACGFDNFPTLGLTLFKNTFYFDFSPTFIGCGLICPHLVNCSVLLGAIVSWGFLWPFISHHAGDWYPSDLETNDFKGLYGYKVFIPIAIILGDGFYNLIKITILTMKELFNKQQHLPVFTDVLDESGERSESLLEKKKRDEVFLKDHIPLGFAVSGYVCLAAISTATIPLIFPPLKWYFVLSSYLVAPGLAFCNSYGAGLTDMSLPSTYGKIGLFTIASIVGNNSGGGGGGVIAGLSACGVMMAIVSTAADLMQDFKTGYLTLSSAKSMFVTQLLGTAMGCVIAPLTFWMFWTAFEVGDPDGLYKAPYAVIYREMAILGIEGFAKLPKHCLALCCGFFLAALVVNLVRDITPPKISKFTPLPMAMAAPFYIGAYFAIDMFVGTVVLFIWERVDKKDADDYSGAVASGLICGDGIWTIPSAVLSILRINPPICMYFRPS, via the exons ATGGAGATCTCAGAGACATTGTTGTTCCCTGCAACGAATCATGACGAAGATGTTATACCTCATTGGAAGGATCAGATCACGACCCGAGGCTTGATCTCTAGCGCCTTGTTAGGGATCTTGTTCTGCATCATTACCCATAAGCTTAACCTCACTGTCGGAATCATTCCTTCGCTAAACGTAGCTGCTGGTCTTCTCGGTTTCTTCTTGGTCAAGTCATGGACTGGTTTCTTGTCGAAACTAGGGTTTTCAGTTAAACCCTTTACCAAGCAAGAGAACACCGTTATTCAGACTTGCGTTGTCGCTTGCTACGGCCTCGCTTATAGCG GAGGATTTGGTTCGTATTTGATAGCTATGGATGAGAGGACATACAAGCTCATTGGTGCTGATCGTCCGGGAAACAATCCTGAAGATGTTATAAATCCTGGATTGTGGTGGATGATTGTATTCTTATTTGCCGTCAGTTTCCTCGGTCTTTTCAGTCTCGTTCCACTTCGCAAG GTGATGATTTTGGATTACAAGCTTACGTATCCCAGTGGAACCGCTACAGCAATGCTGATTAACAGTTTTCATGACAACTCTGGAGCCGAGCTTGCAGA AAACCAAGTTAAATGTCTTGGGAAGTATCTCAGCCTTAGCTTTGTTTGGAGCTGCTTCAAGTGGTTCTTTAGTGGGATTGGAGATGCATGTGGGTTTGATAACTTTCCCACACTTGGTTTGACCCTATTCAAGAACAC GTTTTACTTTGATTTTAGTCCTACTTTTATTGGATGTGGTCTGATATGTCCCCACTTAGTGAACTGCTCTGTTCTTCTGGGCGCTATCGTTTCTTGGGGTTTTCTCTGGCCGTTCATATCACACCATGCTGGAGACTGGTATCCATCTGACCTCGAGACCAACGACTTCAAAGGTCTCTACGGATATAAG GTCTTTATCCCCATTGCTATCATCCTTGGTGACGGTTTCTACAACCTCATCAAGATCACTATTCTCACTATGAAGGAACTCTTCAACAAACAACAACATCTACCTGTCTTTACTGACGTTTTAG ATGAGAGTGGTGAGCGCTCGGAATCACtgctggagaagaagaaaagagatgaAGTGTTTCTCAAGGACCATATACCCCTCGGTTTCGCGGTTTCTGGTTATGTGTGTCTAGCAGCCATTTCGACCGCAACCATCCCGTTAATATTCCCACCATTGAAATGGTACTTTGTCCTCTCTTCATACTTGGTTGCACCGGGTCTAGCCTTTTGCAACTCTTATGGAGCAGGGCTCACGGATATGAGCCTGCCTTCGACCTACGGAAAGATTGGTCTTTTTACCATAGCTTCGATAGTAGGAAACaatagtggtggtggtggtggtggagtcATTGCCGGTTTATCAGCATGTGGTGTTATGATGGCAATCGTCTCAACCGCAGCAGATCTCATGCAAGACTTCAAAACAGGTTACCTCACGTTATCATCTGCGAAATCCATGTTTGTAACTCAGCTGTTGGGTACAGCAATGGGTTGCGTGATCGCTCCCCTCACGTTTTGGATGTTTTGGACTGCTTTTGAGGTCGGAGATCCTGATGGTCTTTACAAAGCGCCTTACGCTGTTATCTACCGGGAAATGGCTATTCTTGGGATAGAAGGGTTTGCGAAACTGCCTAAACACTGTTTGGCTCTTTGTTGCGGATTCTTTCTCGCTGCTCTCGTTGTGAATCTTGTCAGAGACATCACACCGCCTAAGATCTCTAAGTTTACACCACTTCCTATGGCTATGGCTGCTCCATTCTATATAGGAGCGTACTTTGCCATCGACATGTTCGTTGGGACCGTGGTTTTGTTCATATGGGAACGGGTAGATAAGAAAGACGCAGATGATTACTCGGGTGCAGTAGCTTCAGGACTGATATGTGGCGATGGAATATGGACAATACCGTCTGCGGTTCTTTCCATCTTAAGAATCAATCCACCCATATGTATGTACTTTAGACCATCCTAG
- the LOC106420790 gene encoding chloride channel protein CLC-a encodes MAEDGNLHIGNSNYNREEEADPENNTMNQPLLKRHRTLSSTPLALVGTKVSHIESLDYEINENDLFKHDWRSRSKAQVFQYIFAKWTLACLVGLLTGLIATLINLAVENIAGYKLLAVGYYIAQDRYLTGLLIFTGANLGLTLVATVLVVVFAPTAAGPGIPEIKAYLNGVDTPNMFGATTMIVKIVGSIGAVAAGLDLGKEGPLVHIGSCIASLLGQGGPDNHRIKWRWLRYFNNDRDRRDLITCGSASGVCAAFRSPVGGVLFALEEVATWWRSALLWRTFFSTAVVVVVLRAFIEICNSGKCGLFGKGGLIMFDVSHVEVRYHAVDIIPVTLIGVFGGILGSLYNHLLHKVLRLYNLINQKGKIHKVLLSLSVSLFTSVCLYGLPFLAECKPCNPSIDEACPTNGRSGNFKQFNCPNGYYNDLATLFLTTNDDAVRNVFSSNTPNEFGMVSLWIYFGLYCILGLITFGIATPSGLFLPIILMGSAYGRMLGTVMGSYTKIDQGLYAVLGAASLMAGSMRMTVSLCVIFLELTNNLLLLPITMFVLLIAKTVGDSFNLSIYEIILHLKGLPFLEANPEPWMRNLTVGELVDAKPPVITLRGVEKVTNIVDALRNTTHNAFPVLDGEDVDTGGGTELHGLILRAHLVKVLKKRWFLNEKRRTEEWEVREKFTPVELAEREDNFDDVAITSSEMQMYVDLHPLTNTTPYTVVQSMSVAKALVLFRSVGLRHLLVVPKIQASGMSPVIGILTRQDLRAYNILQAFPHLDKHKSGKLR; translated from the exons ATGGCTGAAGATGGAAACTTGCATATTGGTAATAGTAATTACaatagagaagaagaagcagatccAGAGAATAACACTATGAACCAACCTCTCCTTAAGAGACATAGAACTCTTTCTTCAACTCCTCTTGCTTTGGTCGGTACCAAGGTTTCACACATCGAGAGCTTAGATTATGA GATAAATGAGAACGATCTGTTCAAGCATGACTGGAGAAGCAGATCAAAGGCACAAGTGTTTCAATACATATTCGCAAAATGGACATTAGCTTGTCTTGTTGGTCTCTTAACTGGTCTCATCGCTACTCTCATCAACCTCGCCGTCGAAAACATCGCCGGTTACAAACTTCTCGCCGTTGGCTATTACATAGCGCAAGACAG GTATTTGACAGGTCTGTTGATCTTTACGGGTGCAAATTTGGGTCTGACTTTGGTGGCGACAGTACTTGTTGTTGTCTTTGCTCCTACGGCGGCTGGTCCTGGGATTCCTGAGATTAAAGCTTATCTCAACGGCGTCGACACTCCCAATATGTTTGGTGCAACCACCATGATCGTTAAG ATCGTTGGAAGTATTGGAGCAGTTGCAGCTGGACTTGATCTTGGCAAAGAAGGGCCTTTGGTTCACATTGGAAGCTGCATAGCTTCTTTGCTTGGCCAAGGTGGTCCAGACAACCATAGAATCAAATGGAGATGGCTTCGTTACTTCAACAACGATAGAGACCGTAGAGATCTTATTACATGTGGATCCGCCTCTGGAGTATGTGCGGCTTTCAGATCACCAGTAGGAGGAGTGCTCTTTGCTCTTGAGGAAGTCGCTACGTGGTGGAGAAGCGCTCTCTTGTGGAGGACCTTCTTCAGCACAGCCGTTGTTGTGGTTGTACTGAGAGCGTTCATTGAGATTTGCAATTCTGGTAAATGCGGGCTTTTCGGTAAAGGAGGACTCATTATGTTTGATGTGAGTCATGTTGAGGTTAGGTATCACGCAGTAGATATAATCCCTGTCACGTTGATCGGAGTCTTTGGTGGCATTCTTGGAAGCTTATACAACCATCTTCTTCATAAAGTTCTTCGTCTTTACAATCTCATCAACCA GAAGGGTAAGATTCACAAGGTGCTTCTGAGTCTTTCGGTGTCTCTATTCACTTCGGTGTGCTTGTACGGTCTTCCTTTCTTAGCGGAATGCAAGCCTTGCAACCCTTCGATAGACGAGGCATGTCCAACAAACGGAAGATCAGGGAACTTCAAGCAGTTCAACTGCCCCAACGGTTACTACAACGATCTAGCGACACTGTTTCTCACAACCAATGATGACGCAGTAAGAAACGTTTTCTCTTCAAACACTCCTAATGAGTTTGGTATGGTTTCCCTCTGGATATACTTTGGCCTCTACTGCATTTTGGGGCTTATCACATTCGGTATAGCAACACCTTCCGGTCTCTTTCTCCCGATCATCCTCATGGGTTCTGCTTACGGTCGGATGCTAGGCACTGTGATGGGATCTTACACAAAGATTGATCAAGGGCTTTACGCGGTACTCGGTGCAGCTTCACTCATGGCTGGTTCCATGAGAATGACCGTCTCGCTCTGTGTGATTTTCCTAGAGCTCACCAACAACCTTCTACTGTTACCTATTACAATGTTTGTGCTTCTCATTGCTAAAACAGTTGGAGACAGTTTCAATCTAAGTATCTACGAGATCATTCTCCATCTGAAGGGTTTACCTTTCTTGGAAGCGAATCCGGAGCCGTGGATGAGGAATCTCACTGTAGGTGAGCTTGTTGATGCTAAGCCTCCGGTTATAACGCTACGTGGAGTAGAGAAAGTCACGAATATAGTCGATGCGCTGAGGAACACAACGCATAACGCATTCCCGGTGTTGGATGGAGAAGATGTAGATACTGGTGGCGGGACGGAGCTTCATGGGTTGATCTTGAGAGCACATCTTGTTAAAGTTCTGAAAAAGAGATGGTTCTTGAATGAGAAGAGAAGAACGGAAGAGTGGGAAGTTAGGGAGAAGTTCACACCGGTGGAGTTAGCTGAGAGAGAAGACAATTTTGACGATGTTGCAATCACAAGCTCAGAGATGCAAATGTACGTTGATCTTCATCCTTTGACCAACACAACACCTTACACTGTGGTGCAGAGTATGTCAGTGGCCAAGGCTTTGGTGCTTTTCCGATCAGTTGGACTCAGACATTTGCTGGTTGTCCCCAAGATTCAAGCTTCAGGA ATGTCTCCTGTGATAGGGATCTTAACAAGGCAAGATCTAAGGGCTTATAACATTCTACAAGCGTTTCCTCACTTGGATAAACACAAAAGTGGAAAACTGAGATGA
- the LOC125607969 gene encoding uncharacterized protein LOC125607969 produces MEDDDATGGNWISVPVTMATTVEDEASQEGSIPVTQVNDEDATRLATMPQSKENDEEEEYWEYELGQKPRKENNEEKDDETEAIGDGEEEEEEEEELEDRYEHEIEQSVADFEDEEYIGRRSIPDSSDEEEDDFYVRDRKRKKSEDKLEIGTAFWSGFEFKEAVLDYALSKGRNIEQSRWDKTKLSFKCGIRGKCKWRVYCAFDFPTQKWLVKTRYKYHSCTPNGKCKLLRSPVIARLFLDKLREDSGLMPEKIQEQIKETWKFIASRNQCQRGRTLALKWLEKEYADQFAHLRGYVREIEKTNPGSSVELATVPNADGDDVFDRFYVCFEKLRSSWRGTCRKIIGLDGTFLKVATKGILLTAVGHDGNNQIFPFAWAVVQSENAVAWLWFIKRLKHDLSLGDGSTYVLLSDSSKGLISAIKSELPNAEHRRCVKHIIENLKKKHKKKPFLKPRVWNLAWSYSHTQFKEELKKLQDYSMSLYEDVMKEEPKSWSLAYYRLGSFCEDVDNNATESFNATIVGARAKAIVPMLETIRRQAMIRIAKRKKKSERRQERFTKYVVKILEEQKEDADKCITTPCTHGVFDVRLSSNTYDVNTTRRTCSCGKWQITGIPCEHAYGAMIDVGLDVEDYISEFYSTSLWQLTYSQSINTVRGPRFWMKKGKYRLVVEPPEHAQPGRKKNKKKKFPRFKGKHESPKKVSKKKVAETLGRKGRIMHCSKCGEADHNAARCKIHPKKKIKTEPKVC; encoded by the exons ATGGAAGACGACGACGCAACAGGAGGAAATTGGATCTCTGTTCCTGTAACTATGGCGACCACTGTTGAAGACGAGGCATCTCAAGAGGGGAGCATTCCTGTTACTCAGGTTAATGACGAAGATGCAACTCGTTTGGCTACGATGCCTCAGTCAAAGGAAAATGATGAAGAGGAGGAATACTGGGAGTATGAACTTGGGCAAAAACCGAGAAAAGAGAACAATGAAGAGAAAGACGATGAGACTGAGGCAATTggtgatggtgaagaagaagaagaagaagaagaagagcttgAGGATCGATATGAGCATGAAATCGAACAATCAGTGGCTGATTTTGAGGACGAAGAGTACATTGGGAGGAGAAGTATACCAGATAGCTCGGATGAAGAGGAAGACGACTTCTACGTCAGAGATAGGAAGCGCAAAAAATCAGAAGATAAGCTAGAAATAGGAACAGCTTTCTGGTCTGGGTTTGAGTTCAAAGAAGCGGTCTTAGATTATGCTTTGAGCAAAGGCCGAAACATTGAGCAGAGTAGGTGGGATAAGACGAAGCTTAGTTTCAAGTGTGGGATTCGAGGAAAATGCAAATGGAGAGTTTATTGTGCGTTTGATTTCCCTACTCAAAAGTGGTTGGTGAAAACAAGGTACAAATATCATAGTTGTACTCCTAATGGGAAGTGTAAGCTTTTGAGGAGCCCTGTTATAGCGAGGTTGTTTCTGGATAAACTGAGAGAAGACAGTGGGTTAATGCCAGAGAAGATTCAAGAGCAGATTAAAGAGACCTGGAAATTCATAGCATCGCGTAATCAGTGTCAACGAGGAAGAACATTGGCGTTGAAATGGCTGGAGAAAGAGTATGCAGACCAGTTTGCTCATCTACGGGGTTATGTGAGAGAGATTGAGAagactaacccgggttcgagtgTAGAACTTGCAACCGTACCCAATGCTGATGGGGATGATGTCTTTGATCGGTTCTATGTATGCTTTGAGAAGCTTAGGAGCTCGTGGAGAGGGACATGTCGGAAGATAATTGGGCTTGATGGAACTTTTTTGAAGGTTGCAACCAAAGGTATATTGCTTACTGCTGTAGGTCATGACGGTAACAATCAGATTTTTCCTTTTGCTTGGGCTGTGGTACAATCCGAGAATGCGGTTGCGTGGCTTTGGTTCATCAAGAGATTGAAGCATGATCTCTCTCTTGGAGATGGCAGCACTTACGTCCTTCTATCTGATAGCTCAAAG GGACTCATAAGCGCAATCAAGTCAGAGTTACCAAACGCAGAACATAGACGCTGTGTGAAACACATTATTGAGAATCTGAAGAAAAAGCACAAGAAGAAACCATTTCTGAAACCACGGGTATGGAATCTTGCTTGGAGCTACAGCCATACACAATTCAAGGAAGAGCTCAAGAAGTTGCAGGATTATAGCATGTCATTGTATGAGGATGTGATGAAAGAGGAACCCAAATCTTGGTCATTGGCATACTATAGACTTGGGAGCTTCTGTGAGGATGTTGACAACAATGCGACTGAGTCTTTCAATGCAACTATTGTTGGAGCTAGAGCTAAGGCCATTGTACCCATGCTGGAGACAATAAGAAGGCAAGCAATGATCAGAATTGCAAAGAGGAAAAAGAAATCCGAGAGGAGGCAGGAGAGATTTACCAAATATGTGGTCAAAATCCTTGAAGAACAGAAAGAAGATGCTGACAAATGTATAACGACTCCTTGTACTCACGGTGTATTTGACGTGCGTCTCTCTTCAAACACATATGATGTCAAcactacaaggagaacttgttCTTGTGGGAAGTGGCAGATCACAGGAATACCGTGTGAACACGCATATGGGGCTATGATCGATGTCGGGTTAGATGTGGAGGATTATATTTCTGAATTTTATTCCACTTCTCTATGGCAATTGACTTACAGTCAGTCCATCAACACGGTTAGGGGGCCTCGGTTTTGGATGAAAAAGGGTAAATATAGGTTAGTGGTTGAACCACCAGAGCATGCACAACCTGGGAGgaagaaaaataagaagaagaagttccCTAGGTTCAAAGGAAAACATGAATCACCCAAAAAggtctcaaaaaaaaaagtagcggAAACGCTTGGAAGAAAAGGACGCATTATGCATTGCTCCAAATGTGGGGAAGCTGACCACAATGCAGCTAGATGCAAAATACAcccgaagaagaagataaagactGAACCAAAGGTATGTTGA
- the BNAC09G43580D gene encoding uncharacterized protein At4g04775 isoform X1, producing MEQAKSGWCGNFKTEGSCSRRNRESHQGVPTRCWCGNRIATFVSKTKKNPFRRFYRCEVAMQRKGEAHLFKWVDEALVEEVSLVEARQRTVEEDLEALVKTEKSEEAAVLENNGCLSAITWLCCKFW from the exons ATGGAGCAAGCGAAATCTGG ATGGTGTGGAAACTTTAAAACTGAAGGTTCTTGTTCAAGGCGAAACAGAGAGTCTCATCAGGGTGTTCCAACACGGTGCTGGTGTGGAAATCGCATTGCTACATTTGTTTCGAAGACAAAGAAGAATCCTTTTAGGAGATTCTATCGTTGTGAAGTCGCTATGCAG AGAAAAGGTGAAGCTCATCTGTTCAAGTGGGTTGACGAAGCTTTGGTTGAGGAGGTTTCTTTGGTTGAAGCTAGACAAAGAACAGTTGAAGAAGATTTGGAAGCTTTGGTTAAGACAGAGAAAAGTGAAGAAGCAGCGGTTTTGGAGAACAATGGATGTCTAAGTGCCATAACATGGTTGTGTTGTAAATTTTGGTAA
- the BNAC09G43580D gene encoding uncharacterized protein BNAC09G43580D isoform X2 — MEQAKSGWCGNFKTEGSCSRRNRESHQGVPTRCWCGNRIATFVSKTKKNPFRRFYRCEVAMQVKLICSSGLTKLWLRRFLWLKLDKEQLKKIWKLWLRQRKVKKQRFWRTMDV; from the exons ATGGAGCAAGCGAAATCTGG ATGGTGTGGAAACTTTAAAACTGAAGGTTCTTGTTCAAGGCGAAACAGAGAGTCTCATCAGGGTGTTCCAACACGGTGCTGGTGTGGAAATCGCATTGCTACATTTGTTTCGAAGACAAAGAAGAATCCTTTTAGGAGATTCTATCGTTGTGAAGTCGCTATGCAG GTGAAGCTCATCTGTTCAAGTGGGTTGACGAAGCTTTGGTTGAGGAGGTTTCTTTGGTTGAAGCTAGACAAAGAACAGTTGAAGAAGATTTGGAAGCTTTGGTTAAGACAGAGAAAAGTGAAGAAGCAGCGGTTTTGGAGAACAATGGATGTCTAA